TGACCGAACTGCTCGCTGAACTGGATCAACTCGACGCCCGTGTGGCTCAGGCCACCGCTGCCTTGGCCGCAGAGCCGGTGACCGCGGCTCATGTCCGCGCCGGGGAGGCAGCCGAGAACGAGGTGCGCATCGCTCGACGCATTGCGGAAAGCCGAGCCTCCCACCTGATTCTCAACGCCGCGGAACCAACCACGGTGACCGTCGACGGCGCGGAGATTTCCGTCGACGGGCCGTCGGAGATTCCCCTCAAGGACGGGACCACCCTGGTCATCGGCGACGTCACAGGGACGTATCACACCGGTGAGAGGGATAACTCCCCATTCGAGGAGGTGCGGCGAGCCGAGGAGGAGCTAGGTGAGGTGCTCGCCCGCTACGGGGTGACGGACGTCGACGAGCTGCGACAGCGTCACCGTGAGGATGAAGACGCCGCGCACGCAGCCGAGCAGCTACGAGAGCAACGTCGGAACCTGCTGGCCGGTCATCATCCAGCAGATCTTCGTGCCGAGCTCCAGGCGCTTTCGAGCAGGTTGGCTCAGCAGGAGGATGACGCCGACGCGCCGGAAACTGTCGATGCATCGACGGCGGCCGCCGCCGTCGTCACCGCGGAGGCAGCCCTCAAACTCGCGCAGGAAGCTGAGGAACTGGCCGATAGCCGCGTTGCGGGGCTAAGCGAACGTCCCTGCCGCGATGCCTTAACGAAGCTCGATATTCTGCTTGAACAGGCGAGTGCGACCCGGGAAAGCGTGGCCGGTGAGTTGACTGCCGCGGAGGAAGAAACGACATCCGAAGAGCTGACTCAGGCGGCTGACGCGGCACGGACGAAAGTGACTGAGGCCGAAGCTGCCGAGGCGCAGGCCCGCCAGCTGCTCGACGAGGCGCAGATCGATGCCAAGCGAGCCGCCGAGGAGGCAGCCGCCGCCAAGCTCCATTCCTTAACTCAGCGAAAGCACAATGCAGCCGTAGAGAAGAGCCGCTTGGAAGGGTCGATCGAGCTGGCGGCCGGAACGGCGGAGCGACTCGCCGACGCCGAGGCTCAGAAGGCCAATGCGCAGGAGGCACTAGACCGGGAGATTCACAAGGCGAAGGTCGCCCAGCGGTTGAAGGAGACCCTTCAGCGCTACCACAACGAGGCACGGGACGCCTACGAGCGGCCCTTCGCGGAGGCGTTGGCCGGATACGCCCGCGCTGTCTTCGGGCCGTCCGTGTCCTTCGACTTCGACAACAAGCTCGGCGTCCAGCGCCGCATTGTAGGTGACCAGGCCATCGATATCGACAGCCTTTCCAGAGGGGCGAAGGAACAGCTCGCCCTCATGACCCGCTTCGCGATTGCAGATATGGTGAGCGCGTCGGAGGACGGTCAGCCCATGCCCGTCATCATCGATGACGCACTGGGGTCGACGGACCCCGAGCGACTGGACGTGATGGCCCAGCTGTTCAAGAAAGTGGGGCAGCGCTCGCAGGTGATTGTCCTGACGTGTTTTCGGCAACGCTACGATGCCATCGTGCCGGCCGCTGACTATTCGATGTCGGCTCTCAAGAGCACCGACTAACCTGCGGCACAACGACGCCCACCGTCGGTGACCCGTTGAACGGATGACCTGCGGTGGGCGTCGTAACAGTGAGAAGGCCGGCGGTTGTCGTCGGCCAAGGGACTTACGCCTTGATGGCGGAGCCTTCGATCTCGATGGTGATGTTCTCGGAGACGAGGACGCCACCGGAGTTCAGCGGGGCCTGGAAATCAACGCCGAAGTCCTTGCGGTTGATCTTCGTGGTGGCCTCGAAACCGACGCGGGTGTTGCCCCAGGGGTC
Above is a genomic segment from Corynebacterium uterequi containing:
- a CDS encoding AAA family ATPase, with translation MRIHSLTIDNFRNIDHLEIRDLPERGVTIIHGDNEQGKSSILEALSLLLTVKHTSTKKEIKAVQPVGRDVPVGISARIHVGPYELTIAKRYVNSKSCELTVHQPRIENLSGGQAEQRFEDIVSQHLDRDLWDTLFMQQGDQLAAIDALGLTAVSTFLEDAHGGDGGVSEASALMAAVDNEYDTYFTKQGRYKKQITDLQKELALRERLFAEAADAEARLSRWVADHTRTERELRDCARALPKVEEELRKATLNREQAEKLQASLDRAALASSTLRLDCERAEQAATTRTALRDALATATRELTRLQGEHAVATTAATEEAKKVDEALTQRQAARLALRNAQGQLDAARSLERTVADRARKTELTELLAELDQLDARVAQATAALAAEPVTAAHVRAGEAAENEVRIARRIAESRASHLILNAAEPTTVTVDGAEISVDGPSEIPLKDGTTLVIGDVTGTYHTGERDNSPFEEVRRAEEELGEVLARYGVTDVDELRQRHREDEDAAHAAEQLREQRRNLLAGHHPADLRAELQALSSRLAQQEDDADAPETVDASTAAAAVVTAEAALKLAQEAEELADSRVAGLSERPCRDALTKLDILLEQASATRESVAGELTAAEEETTSEELTQAADAARTKVTEAEAAEAQARQLLDEAQIDAKRAAEEAAAAKLHSLTQRKHNAAVEKSRLEGSIELAAGTAERLADAEAQKANAQEALDREIHKAKVAQRLKETLQRYHNEARDAYERPFAEALAGYARAVFGPSVSFDFDNKLGVQRRIVGDQAIDIDSLSRGAKEQLALMTRFAIADMVSASEDGQPMPVIIDDALGSTDPERLDVMAQLFKKVGQRSQVIVLTCFRQRYDAIVPAADYSMSALKSTD